From the genome of Gemmatimonas phototrophica, one region includes:
- a CDS encoding SufE family protein, whose amino-acid sequence MSDAPDTLPPSLARTLKQFRMLEREDKMQALLSWSKKLEPLPERFAALDRADFTVPECQTRVDIFPEWKADGTMHFYADVNARQSPTVAAVLAITFAAVNDQPPATTLALPGDFVRLLMQDIGLGARESGLAAMVARLKRYAAATSA is encoded by the coding sequence ATGTCCGATGCTCCCGATACCCTGCCCCCTTCTCTTGCCCGCACCCTCAAGCAGTTCCGGATGCTGGAGCGGGAAGACAAGATGCAGGCGCTGCTATCCTGGTCGAAGAAGCTGGAGCCGCTCCCGGAGCGGTTTGCCGCCCTCGACCGCGCCGACTTTACGGTGCCGGAGTGCCAGACCCGGGTGGATATTTTCCCCGAGTGGAAGGCCGACGGCACGATGCACTTCTACGCCGACGTGAACGCCCGGCAGTCGCCCACCGTGGCGGCCGTGCTGGCCATCACCTTTGCGGCCGTCAACGATCAGCCGCCCGCGACAACCCTGGCCCTGCCGGGCGATTTCGTGCGGCTGCTCATGCAGGACATTGGACTCGGCGCTCGCGAAAGCGGACTTGCCGCTATGGTGGCGCGTCTCAAGCGCTATGCTGCCGCTACTTCGGCCTGA
- a CDS encoding dihydrodipicolinate synthase family protein, translating into MAPIDAPAPFNVRAALQGGLVIPAHPLALTPSRDMDEMHQRALTRYYVAAGAGGVAVGVHTTGFPIHDAKIGLYRPVLELAAHTANDALGEQSRPFVRIAGLIGDTAQALREAQVALALGYHCGLLSLGAWRDATDDAILAHCRRVADAIPLFGFYLQPAVGGRRLSYRFWREFAEISNVVAIKVAPFDRYATLEVVRALADAGRDDIALYTGNDDAIVPDLVTDIPVTSGGRAYTRHFVGGLLGQWAVWTSRAVQMLQEIQAWRASGSEVMPREWLTRGAALTMANAVIFDAANSYTGCLPGILEVLRRQGLVRGTWTFDTHERLSPGQSEMLARLPALYPELVDDDFVAAHLDDWLR; encoded by the coding sequence ATGGCACCTATTGACGCGCCTGCGCCCTTCAACGTGCGAGCGGCGTTGCAGGGTGGGCTGGTCATTCCGGCGCATCCGCTGGCCCTGACGCCGTCGCGCGACATGGACGAGATGCATCAGCGCGCACTCACTCGCTATTACGTGGCGGCTGGTGCGGGGGGCGTGGCGGTGGGCGTCCACACCACCGGCTTCCCCATTCACGATGCCAAGATCGGGCTCTACCGCCCCGTGTTGGAGTTGGCGGCGCACACGGCCAACGACGCGTTGGGCGAGCAGTCGCGTCCGTTCGTACGCATCGCGGGGCTCATTGGGGATACCGCCCAGGCACTGCGCGAAGCGCAGGTGGCGCTGGCACTGGGATACCACTGCGGGCTGCTGTCGTTGGGGGCATGGCGTGACGCCACCGACGACGCCATTCTGGCGCACTGCCGTCGGGTGGCCGACGCCATTCCGCTCTTTGGCTTCTATCTGCAACCCGCGGTGGGCGGCCGCCGCTTGAGCTACCGGTTCTGGCGCGAGTTCGCCGAGATATCCAACGTGGTGGCCATCAAGGTGGCGCCGTTCGATCGCTACGCCACGCTGGAGGTGGTGCGCGCGCTGGCCGATGCAGGGCGCGATGACATTGCCCTGTACACTGGCAACGACGATGCCATTGTGCCCGATCTGGTGACGGATATTCCGGTCACCAGCGGTGGACGGGCGTACACGCGACATTTTGTTGGTGGACTGCTCGGACAGTGGGCGGTGTGGACCTCACGTGCCGTGCAGATGCTACAGGAGATTCAGGCGTGGCGCGCCAGTGGCAGTGAGGTCATGCCGCGCGAATGGCTCACACGCGGCGCGGCACTCACCATGGCGAACGCGGTGATCTTTGATGCCGCCAACAGTTACACGGGGTGCCTGCCGGGCATTCTCGAGGTGCTCCGCCGCCAGGGGCTGGTGCGCGGCACGTGGACGTTCGACACGCACGAGCGCTTGTCACCGGGGCAAAGTGAGATGCTGGCGCGTTTGCCAGCGCTGTATCCGGAACTCGTCGATGATGACTTCGTGGCGGCGCATCTCGACGATTGGCTGCGGTAG
- a CDS encoding ABC transporter ATP-binding protein, translating to MGPTTSVVRTQALHKQFGSLVAVHSLDLEIRRGEVFGLLGPNGSGKTTTIRMLCGLVLPTSGTAEVAGFDITTDAEKVRRRIGYMSQRYGLYDELTVAENLRFYASVYGLVGKARDVRLAEHVELLGLGERLRQRAGTLSGGWKQRLALACATAHHPDLVFLDEPTAGVDPAARRTFWQTIYDLAQAGTTVLVTTHYMDEAERCQRLAFLSRGHLIGLGTPAEVVQQFGAKTVEDVFVMLQQRDEQAAHGGVS from the coding sequence GTGGGACCGACGACATCGGTGGTGCGGACACAGGCACTGCACAAGCAATTCGGATCGCTGGTGGCGGTGCATTCGCTCGATTTGGAGATCCGGCGCGGCGAAGTGTTTGGCTTGCTCGGTCCGAACGGATCGGGAAAGACGACGACTATTCGCATGTTGTGCGGCCTGGTGCTTCCAACAAGTGGTACCGCTGAGGTGGCCGGTTTTGACATTACCACCGATGCGGAGAAAGTACGGCGGCGCATTGGCTACATGTCGCAGCGCTACGGTCTGTACGATGAGCTCACCGTGGCGGAGAATCTGCGGTTCTATGCCTCGGTGTACGGGCTGGTAGGGAAAGCGCGTGACGTGCGTCTGGCTGAACACGTGGAGTTGCTGGGGCTGGGGGAACGCTTGCGGCAACGGGCCGGCACACTAAGTGGCGGGTGGAAGCAGCGGTTGGCGCTGGCCTGTGCCACGGCGCATCACCCTGATCTGGTTTTCCTGGACGAACCCACGGCCGGTGTGGATCCGGCGGCGCGGCGTACGTTCTGGCAGACCATTTATGATCTGGCGCAAGCAGGCACCACGGTGCTGGTCACCACGCATTACATGGACGAAGCCGAGCGGTGCCAGCGGCTCGCCTTTCTGTCGCGCGGGCATCTCATTGGGCTGGGCACTCCCGCCGAAGTGGTGCAACAGTTCGGCGCCAAGACGGTTGAAGATGTGTTCGTGATGCTGCAGCAGCGCGATGAGCAGGCCGCGCACGGAGGCGTGTCGTGA
- a CDS encoding lysophospholipid acyltransferase family protein produces the protein MMGTMLNWWAWTETVLVVMLGTPVVGVIFLFTAPFDKGRYAAGRMFRLVGVTAMRLNGLWSFRVRGSLADPRRPYVVVANHESYADVFLISCFPWEMKWLSKDTMFKIPCMGWMMQMAGDIKLVRGNRDSTLDAIAQCRDRLAKKVSVMIFPEGTRSKTQEMLPFKDGAFRLAIESGVPILPIAVAGTRNAMAKGTFRFLRARALAQVLEPIDTTGMTLDDVGRLKLMARERIDAGRRALAAELGIPMPPVPAETAVAV, from the coding sequence ATGATGGGCACGATGCTGAACTGGTGGGCGTGGACCGAAACGGTGCTGGTGGTGATGCTGGGGACGCCCGTCGTGGGTGTCATTTTTCTGTTCACCGCCCCGTTTGACAAAGGGCGCTACGCCGCCGGCCGCATGTTCCGGCTGGTGGGGGTGACGGCCATGCGCCTGAACGGGCTCTGGTCGTTTCGGGTGCGCGGGTCGCTCGCCGACCCGCGTCGTCCGTACGTGGTGGTGGCCAACCACGAGTCGTACGCCGATGTCTTTCTCATCAGCTGCTTTCCGTGGGAAATGAAGTGGCTGAGCAAGGACACCATGTTCAAGATCCCCTGCATGGGCTGGATGATGCAGATGGCCGGTGACATCAAGCTGGTGCGCGGCAACCGTGACTCCACGCTGGACGCCATCGCGCAGTGTCGGGATCGGCTGGCCAAGAAAGTGAGCGTGATGATCTTCCCGGAAGGCACCCGCTCCAAGACGCAGGAGATGCTCCCCTTCAAGGACGGCGCGTTCCGCCTGGCAATTGAAAGTGGGGTGCCCATTCTCCCTATTGCCGTGGCTGGCACGCGGAACGCCATGGCCAAGGGGACCTTCCGCTTTTTGCGGGCCCGCGCATTGGCGCAGGTACTCGAGCCCATCGACACCACCGGCATGACGCTCGACGACGTTGGCCGCCTCAAGCTCATGGCCCGTGAGCGTATTGACGCGGGCCGTCGCGCGCTGGCGGCGGAACTGGGGATCCCGATGCCGCCGGTGCCCGCCGAGACTGCCGTCGCCGTATAG
- the msrP gene encoding protein-methionine-sulfoxide reductase catalytic subunit MsrP, with protein MLIRRPDDIPSSEITPESLYQNRRQFMGTAGALALGTVLSPAALEAMARTGGAQEDKVTPEEDATSYNNFYEFGTDKEEPKVLSRGFVSTPWTVQVEGLVKKPRPYSYDELVGKIAVQDRTYRMRCVEAWSMVIPWRGVQLRDVINRVEPLPSAKFVEFTTLFDPKRMPGQRSAVLPWPYKEALRMDEAMHPLALLATGMYGKSTLPPQNGAPLRLVTPWKYGFKGVKSIVKIRFTDRMPNTTWNDANPSEYGFYANVNPTVDHPRWSQAKERRIGEFLKRNTLMFNGYADQVASLYSGMDLRRNY; from the coding sequence ATGCTGATTCGCCGTCCCGACGATATCCCCTCCTCCGAAATCACCCCGGAGTCGCTGTACCAGAACCGTCGCCAGTTCATGGGCACCGCCGGCGCGCTGGCGTTGGGCACGGTGCTCAGCCCGGCGGCGCTCGAGGCCATGGCGCGCACCGGCGGGGCGCAGGAGGACAAGGTCACCCCCGAAGAGGACGCCACCAGCTACAACAACTTCTACGAGTTCGGGACGGACAAGGAGGAGCCCAAGGTGCTCTCCCGCGGATTCGTGTCGACCCCGTGGACGGTGCAGGTGGAGGGGCTGGTTAAAAAGCCGCGGCCGTATTCGTACGACGAGCTGGTGGGCAAAATCGCCGTGCAGGACCGGACCTACCGCATGCGTTGCGTCGAGGCCTGGTCCATGGTCATCCCCTGGCGCGGGGTGCAGCTGCGCGACGTGATCAACCGGGTGGAGCCGCTGCCGAGCGCCAAGTTCGTGGAGTTCACCACCCTGTTCGACCCCAAGCGCATGCCCGGCCAGCGCAGCGCAGTGCTGCCGTGGCCGTACAAGGAGGCGCTTCGCATGGACGAAGCCATGCATCCGCTCGCCCTGCTGGCCACCGGGATGTACGGCAAGTCTACGCTGCCGCCCCAAAACGGCGCCCCGCTGCGCCTGGTGACGCCGTGGAAGTACGGCTTCAAGGGCGTCAAGAGCATCGTGAAGATCCGCTTCACCGATCGCATGCCCAACACCACCTGGAACGACGCCAACCCCAGCGAATACGGCTTCTACGCCAACGTGAATCCCACCGTGGATCACCCGCGTTGGAGCCAGGCCAAGGAACGCCGCATCGGCGAATTCCTCAAGCGGAATACGCTCATGTTCAACGGCTACGCCGATCAGGTGGCGTCGTTGTACAGCGGTATGGATCTGCGTCGGAACTACTGA
- a CDS encoding sulfite oxidase heme-binding subunit YedZ — protein MAPDQSKIEHLVRRVIRPAMWALVILPAPMLVAQLLLDQLGADPIDKLERLTGHWALRFLIASLAVTPLMRLTGWGWLVAQRRFLGLAAFFWAIGHLSVYTVLDWFFDWQEITKDILKHLYITVGMTAFVLMVPLALTSTKASIKRLGGVRWNRLHSLVYVSVIAGCLHFFWAVKKDVTEPLIYAGIAMVLLAFRVVWQPPARR, from the coding sequence TTGGCCCCAGACCAGTCCAAAATCGAACACCTCGTCCGCCGGGTCATCCGCCCGGCCATGTGGGCGCTGGTCATTCTGCCAGCGCCCATGCTGGTGGCCCAACTCCTCCTCGATCAGCTGGGGGCCGACCCCATCGACAAGCTGGAGCGGCTCACCGGGCACTGGGCGCTGCGATTTCTGATTGCCTCGCTGGCCGTGACCCCGCTCATGCGCCTGACCGGCTGGGGATGGCTGGTGGCCCAGCGCCGCTTTCTGGGGCTGGCCGCCTTTTTCTGGGCCATCGGGCACCTGAGCGTCTACACCGTGCTCGACTGGTTCTTTGACTGGCAGGAAATCACCAAGGACATTCTCAAGCATCTGTACATTACGGTCGGAATGACCGCTTTTGTGCTCATGGTCCCGCTGGCGCTCACCTCCACCAAAGCCTCCATCAAGCGGCTGGGCGGTGTCCGCTGGAATCGGCTGCATTCACTGGTCTACGTCTCGGTGATTGCCGGGTGTCTTCATTTCTTCTGGGCCGTAAAGAAAGATGTAACCGAGCCGCTGATCTACGCAGGTATCGCGATGGTGCTGCTCGCCTTCCGGGTGGTCTGGCAACCGCCGGCCCGGCGCTGA
- a CDS encoding NAD-dependent epimerase/dehydratase family protein, producing MASPLDSAPTSEPSLEARLAAPDEETVHALESLSGDVLILGAGGKMGPSLARLARRAIADRSRRVIAVSRFSDRAVADGLETAGVEVHRADLSDPRAVEGLPDAANVIWMAGQKFGTAGDPVGTWTQNVVASVHAAERYAGSRLVCFSTGNVYGPSAVAHGGSQEGDALLPDGEYAASCVGRERVFESIMRRSASPLLLFRLFYACDLRYGVITELALKVLQRQPIDLTTGWVNTIWQGDANRLALRALLVANAPALALNITGPMVRVRDVAERLATHAGVSPVFTGSESDHALVGNVDRLEEMLPFTPLPLDTLCAWAVAWIRSNGKLLNKPTKFEVRDGTY from the coding sequence ATGGCCAGCCCACTCGACAGCGCGCCCACCTCTGAGCCCTCGCTCGAAGCGCGACTCGCGGCGCCCGACGAGGAAACGGTGCACGCCCTCGAGTCGCTCAGTGGCGACGTGCTGATCCTTGGAGCCGGCGGCAAGATGGGACCGTCGCTCGCGCGTCTGGCGCGGCGCGCGATTGCCGACCGCTCGCGCCGAGTGATTGCGGTATCGCGCTTCAGCGACCGCGCGGTGGCCGATGGCCTCGAAACGGCGGGCGTCGAAGTGCACCGCGCCGACCTCTCCGACCCGCGGGCGGTGGAGGGGCTCCCCGACGCCGCCAACGTGATCTGGATGGCGGGACAGAAGTTCGGCACCGCCGGCGATCCGGTGGGCACGTGGACCCAGAATGTGGTGGCGAGTGTGCACGCCGCCGAACGGTACGCGGGGTCGCGGTTGGTCTGCTTCTCCACGGGAAACGTGTATGGCCCCAGCGCTGTCGCCCATGGGGGCTCGCAGGAGGGCGATGCGCTGCTGCCGGATGGGGAGTACGCCGCCAGCTGTGTGGGGCGCGAGCGCGTCTTTGAAAGCATCATGCGCCGCAGTGCGTCACCGCTGCTGCTCTTTCGGCTGTTCTACGCGTGTGATCTGCGCTACGGCGTGATCACGGAACTGGCGCTCAAGGTACTGCAGCGGCAACCCATCGATCTCACCACCGGCTGGGTGAACACCATCTGGCAGGGCGATGCCAACCGTCTGGCGCTGCGTGCGTTGCTGGTGGCCAATGCCCCGGCGCTGGCGCTCAACATCACCGGCCCCATGGTGCGGGTGCGTGACGTGGCCGAACGGCTGGCGACACATGCCGGCGTGTCGCCGGTGTTCACGGGGAGCGAATCAGACCACGCGCTGGTGGGCAATGTGGATCGTCTGGAGGAAATGCTCCCCTTCACCCCCTTGCCGCTGGATACGCTGTGCGCGTGGGCGGTGGCCTGGATTCGCAGCAATGGTAAACTGTTGAACAAGCCCACGAAATTCGAGGTGCGCGATGGCACCTATTGA
- a CDS encoding ABC transporter permease, translated as MLWKEFLQLRRDRLTFALMTGLPAIQLLLFGYAIQTDVRKLPTVVVDESRTSESRALIQVLQNTDNFRVVQAVANRGEAQRWIERGAARVALVIPPEYQRNIRGGHTGVAQLLIDAADPQSSGAAIAGAQLAAQARGAQLLAQRYQLRPPVEIRVRPWYNPAQKSAVFIVPGIVGILLTITMTLITSTAVVRERERGTLEQLIVTPIGKMSLMLGKLVPFVLVGYVQMSVILLLGVLFFDIPVRGNLLLLYALALVFIVASLGVGLLISTVARSQAQAMQLSFFFMLPNILLSGYIFPRAAMPEPAQWLGLLLPLTFFLDILRGVLLKGVGVRDLYVQLGALVVLASVLFTVSVKRFSKTLD; from the coding sequence ATGTTGTGGAAAGAGTTTCTGCAACTGCGGCGGGACCGGCTCACCTTTGCGCTCATGACCGGCCTGCCGGCCATTCAGCTGCTGCTCTTCGGGTACGCCATTCAGACGGACGTACGCAAGCTGCCCACGGTGGTCGTGGATGAGTCGCGCACCAGTGAGAGTCGCGCGCTCATTCAGGTACTGCAGAATACCGACAACTTCCGGGTGGTGCAGGCGGTTGCCAATCGCGGCGAAGCACAGCGTTGGATTGAGCGCGGCGCGGCGCGGGTGGCGCTGGTCATTCCGCCGGAGTACCAGCGCAATATCCGTGGTGGGCATACCGGTGTGGCGCAATTGCTCATTGATGCCGCCGATCCGCAGTCAAGCGGCGCGGCCATTGCCGGGGCACAGCTGGCGGCGCAGGCGCGTGGTGCACAACTGCTGGCGCAGCGCTATCAGTTGCGGCCGCCGGTGGAGATTCGCGTGCGCCCGTGGTACAACCCGGCGCAGAAGAGCGCGGTGTTCATTGTGCCTGGCATTGTGGGGATCCTGCTCACCATTACCATGACGCTCATTACCAGTACGGCGGTGGTGCGTGAGCGCGAACGTGGGACGCTGGAACAGCTCATCGTGACCCCCATTGGCAAGATGAGTCTCATGCTGGGCAAGCTCGTCCCGTTCGTGCTGGTGGGGTATGTGCAGATGTCGGTCATTCTGCTGCTGGGGGTGCTGTTCTTTGATATCCCCGTGCGCGGCAACCTGCTGCTGCTCTATGCGCTGGCGCTGGTGTTCATTGTGGCCTCGCTGGGCGTTGGGCTCCTCATCTCCACGGTGGCGCGCAGTCAGGCGCAGGCGATGCAGCTGAGCTTTTTCTTCATGCTCCCCAACATTCTGCTGTCCGGCTACATCTTTCCGCGCGCTGCGATGCCCGAGCCGGCGCAGTGGCTTGGCCTGTTGCTGCCGCTCACGTTCTTCCTGGATATTCTGCGCGGCGTACTGCTCAAGGGCGTGGGCGTCCGCGATTTGTATGTGCAGCTGGGCGCGCTGGTGGTGCTGGCCAGTGTGCTGTTCACCGTGAGCGTGAAACGGTTCTCCAAGACGCTCGACTAG
- a CDS encoding HlyD family secretion protein, translating to MIEVDVGPLQPARAVRVLVQEGDVVRAGDTLAVFSTPTLTASVAQAEARAAAADQSSQELSSGARPAEIARAQKELQAVEAEATRAAADLARLEPLAARGDVSRATLDAARAAAGVTANRRDAAREALRLVRDGARVERRAAAAAEARGAQAAADGWRATANDLVLVSPVNGVVSSRNVEPGEVLSAGQSAVTVGQPDRPWARIYVSQFVLPQLKAGDTLLARLDGDTTAYAGRITAIASKAEFTPRVALTEQEREDLLFGVKVEFTANTERLRAGLPVTVTLPSVSRSSPR from the coding sequence ATGATCGAGGTGGACGTTGGCCCGCTGCAGCCGGCGCGCGCGGTGCGTGTGCTGGTGCAGGAGGGGGATGTGGTGCGGGCCGGCGATACACTCGCCGTCTTCTCCACCCCGACGCTCACGGCCAGCGTGGCGCAGGCGGAGGCGCGAGCGGCGGCCGCGGACCAATCTTCCCAGGAGCTGTCGAGCGGTGCTCGGCCGGCGGAAATCGCCCGCGCGCAGAAGGAGCTGCAGGCGGTTGAGGCCGAGGCCACGCGAGCGGCGGCCGATCTGGCCCGGCTGGAGCCGCTCGCGGCCCGAGGAGACGTAAGTCGGGCGACGCTCGACGCGGCGCGAGCAGCGGCTGGCGTGACGGCCAACCGTCGGGATGCCGCGCGCGAGGCGCTTCGGCTCGTGCGCGATGGGGCGCGGGTGGAACGCCGGGCGGCCGCGGCCGCGGAAGCGCGCGGGGCACAGGCCGCGGCCGATGGCTGGCGGGCCACGGCCAATGATCTGGTGCTCGTGTCGCCGGTGAACGGCGTGGTCTCCAGCCGCAATGTGGAGCCGGGCGAAGTGCTCTCGGCCGGGCAAAGTGCGGTCACAGTGGGACAGCCGGACCGGCCGTGGGCGCGCATTTATGTGTCGCAGTTCGTGTTGCCGCAGCTCAAGGCGGGGGACACGCTGTTGGCACGGCTCGATGGCGATACCACGGCCTATGCCGGGCGCATCACGGCCATTGCCTCCAAGGCGGAGTTCACGCCACGCGTGGCGCTTACCGAACAGGAGCGCGAGGATCTGCTCTTCGGGGTGAAGGTGGAGTTCACCGCCAACACCGAACGGCTGCGCGCCGGCTTGCCCGTGACGGTGACGCTGCCCTCGGTATCCCGTTCGTCACCGCGTTGA
- a CDS encoding aldo/keto reductase, whose product MLYTSLGHTGMSVSRLCLGCMSYGASAWRPWVLDEDDARPFFRRAIEAGINFFDTANMYSLGVSEEVTGRALREYGRLDELVIATKVYFPVSDGPNSQGLSRKHIVQACEASLRRLGVETIDLYQIHRFDPTVPIEETLAALDHLVHSGKVRYIGASSGYAWQFAQALSASERHGWARFVSMQNHYNLLYREEEREMIPLCTQERIGCLPWSPLARGLLAGSRSGVNDRSASTRAATDSYGHTLYDDQVNWDVVHAVRDIAAQRGVPMAQIALAWLLSKPAVAAPIVGATKLAQLEEALGAVELVLTHDEVSRLEGPYRVQPVRGI is encoded by the coding sequence ATGCTCTATACCTCACTCGGCCACACCGGGATGTCCGTCTCCCGACTCTGCCTCGGCTGCATGAGCTACGGCGCCTCCGCCTGGCGCCCCTGGGTCCTGGACGAGGACGACGCCCGCCCCTTCTTCCGGCGGGCTATCGAGGCGGGGATCAACTTCTTCGACACCGCCAACATGTACTCTTTGGGGGTGAGCGAGGAGGTCACCGGACGGGCGCTACGTGAGTACGGACGACTCGACGAACTGGTGATCGCCACCAAGGTGTATTTCCCGGTGAGCGATGGCCCCAACTCGCAGGGGCTGTCCCGCAAACACATCGTGCAGGCCTGCGAAGCGAGTCTTCGGCGATTGGGCGTCGAGACCATCGACCTGTATCAGATCCATCGGTTCGACCCCACCGTGCCCATTGAGGAAACGCTCGCCGCACTGGACCATCTCGTGCACAGCGGCAAGGTGCGGTACATCGGCGCCAGTTCGGGATACGCCTGGCAGTTCGCGCAGGCACTGAGTGCCAGTGAGCGCCACGGGTGGGCGCGCTTCGTCAGCATGCAGAACCACTACAACCTGCTCTACCGCGAAGAAGAGCGGGAAATGATTCCGCTCTGCACGCAGGAGCGCATTGGCTGCCTCCCCTGGTCGCCACTGGCGCGTGGACTGCTGGCCGGGTCCCGCAGTGGCGTGAACGACCGCAGTGCCTCCACCCGCGCGGCCACCGACTCGTACGGACACACGTTGTACGACGACCAGGTGAACTGGGACGTGGTGCATGCGGTGCGCGACATTGCGGCGCAACGTGGTGTGCCCATGGCGCAGATTGCCCTCGCCTGGCTGCTCAGCAAACCCGCCGTGGCCGCCCCCATTGTGGGCGCCACAAAACTCGCACAGCTCGAAGAGGCGCTCGGTGCGGTGGAGCTTGTGCTCACGCACGACGAGGTCAGCCGACTGGAAGGCCCCTATCGTGTCCAGCCTGTCCGAGGCATCTGA